In Choloepus didactylus isolate mChoDid1 chromosome 18, mChoDid1.pri, whole genome shotgun sequence, the genomic stretch TCCAGAACAATAATTCTAGATAATAGCTGCAAaagctttctatgtgccaggcactttttaTGTCTCCTCATGTAATTGTCAAAAGTAATCCTCACTGGTAGTTAGAATTATTTTCTGCGGCTTGTAAATAAAGAACCCAAATGTagggaggtgaagtgacttgtccCAGGTCACATAGCAAGTGGGAGCGAAGAACCAGGTTTCACACCCAGGTCTAGCTCAGACGGAAGCGCTGTTCTAAACATGTCCTCCTACAACCACTCTAGCTTagcagctccccccccccccccccccacaaataAGACTTTTTATTTGTCATCTTTAAAAGTCTGAACTTTGGACTGGTGGTTTATATACATCAGCTTGTTCAACTTTAGCATCTGTCTCATCTCCAGTAGCTTTGCCAGGACTACTGTCTTCACCATGAAGCTTCAAGAGTTTTCCCAATTCAAACTTTGGCTTTGTCAcgatttttccttttctaactaATGTATCATGTACAGGATAGATAGATTGGTAGACATTTTCGATGTCTTTCCCAGTGCTGCCTAGAatcaatttattgagcacttcttTCAAGTCATTTATCTGCACCTCTTGGATCATAATTTCCGTTACCTTCTTCTGGATTTGGTGGACCTGTTGGTGCTAAGCATCAGAGGTCTTCTAAATCTGATTGTTGTGTTTTTTAGTAAATCCAACACAGAACAGAAGAAGCAAATAACCATCGGTAGTTTTGACATCAACATGAGCATCAGTAATGGTCTGACATTTTGTGATCAAGGAGCATCTTTTGTCATGGTAAGATCCATGCCATGGAAGTTTGTTCATGTTTTTGCTCTGAACATCCTCAGGAATTagtgtgaattttctaaatgcaGCGCAGTTTCATTGTTCTGCAGATCAGCAAGCTTCACGTCAAAAACAAGACTCTTGAGACCACCAGATGCAATTTTGGTTCCTTAAGTCCTTGTGACTACTGTTTCCCCATATTTCTTATACTAACCATTGCTGGTGCTTTTACGTCATACCAATCTTTCTTAGAAAATGTGTCAGCCACTTTCTTCTTGTCTCCCTTTTGCCACTTTTTGTAAGGTGCTTGTTCTTGCCAACCACCTTGGTGCTGCTCCGAGAGCCAAAAGACTATCTGTGCAGCTTTAACCAAATCCTCTCCTTTGggtctccttctcttcctctgaaCATGAATGGTTAGATCATCTCAGCGATTCTTCCTCTGAATATGAGGAGCTGCCATTTCAGTGGTTCCTGGATTTCTGAATTTCACTAATcaggaaattttcaaaaaatattttcaagctcCCACTTTCAATCTTGCTAAGTAAGCAACTTAAAACAAGTTtcattacaaacaaacaaacaagacacTATAACTCTAAAAAGAGACAGAAGATGTAATCTCAAGATAAAAGACAACCCAAGAAAAGACAGTTGACCTCCTGGCTTCAATGTTCCTGATGTCCTTCCTCACCCACATTTGTGATTCTCTCTTGATCCTTCTGGCTGGGCAAATGTGACGTGCATCCACATGGCAGCAGTTTCCTAACAAGGGTAAGCCTAAGGCTGTGGAATGCAGCCCCTTGCGTCACGACACTCTCCTCACACCGTGGCCCTGTTGCAGGTGGCATTGTACCCCTTGGATGCACCGGAGAGCTTCTTGTTGGCTGACCAGGAAGACAGTCTGCCCAAGCTCTGCAATGCCTGGGGGCTGCATGGCAACATCAGTGGCATGAAGGAGAGGCTGTCCAAGATCCAGGCCCCAGGTCTAGAGAACTCCCTGCTGGGGGAGCCATGGCCCAGTGTCCACGTCCAGAGAGGTACTGCCCATTTGGTGTGGGAGGAGTGCCTGGGAGAGGGGGATTGAGAGTAATGTCCGGGTGTTTCTCCAGAGCAGCCTTGATCAAGCTGCCAGGAGCCTCACCCTGCATCAGACACATTCCTCGTCCCTCCTTCCCATCTTCTCTTTGTCCCTGCAtttctctttctgtccttttctttaccttctctgctttctctttttctctctttcctgcacagataatgtaaaaaagaaaagaaaaaagcacccGTAATCCCATCACTCAGAGACCATCGCTATTAACATTCTGGTGTTCTTTCAGTGTTTTGTTCTGAATAATTTCTCCCCAGTTGAAGCCTCATAATATCTACAGTTTGAATCCTGCATTTTACAATTAGTATTTAAACAAAGGCACTTTCCCTTATGACAGAGCAGAGCAGAGACAATTTCTAGTGGCCAAGAGTGTGGGCTCCCGAGAAGTGTCCAAGCAGCATTAGCAGGGGGCCTACTGTTAGGGTGGAGGGGGGCATGGGGAAAAGGAAGGGAGTCACCCCCACGGTGGGTGGGAAAGCCAGCCGGATGGCCTGGGAGTGGCCTTCCCAGCAGCTTTGGCCCCTACACTGACCACAGTGCCTGCCTCTCTGGAGGGAGGCTGTCGGGTTAGAGGGCAGAGCCCCTTCAGTAAGGGACATGAGTTGGAAGTAAGATAAGACATTGTTGTTCCTCCCCTCTGCCCTTTCCACACCCCAGAATGTCACCGACTGAGATTCTCTTACTATTTGTTATCTCATCAGTATCATCTCTGTGACCTTCCCCTTTTCAGGTTCTTTAAGGAAGCCTCCTCAAAAACCAAAAGTGAAGAGAAAGAGGATTAAGGAATCCCCAGAAGCCCTGGATACTGTCCCATAGGAGGAGCCAGCTGGGACAGAGCTGGCTCACCTGGGTCCCAGGGCACCTACCTGTCTAGCACCCATGCCCTGGGCAGATGGGGACCagtgaggggaaaaaaggaagtcGTATTTATCAAAAGGATGTTGAAGTCTT encodes the following:
- the C18H17orf64 gene encoding uncharacterized protein C17orf64 homolog; amino-acid sequence: MRMLWRFVSLFSELEAKQLRRLYKYTKSNQTAKFLVALYPLDAPESFLLADQEDSLPKLCNAWGLHGNISGMKERLSKIQAPGLENSLLGEPWPSVHVQRGSLRKPPQKPKVKRKRIKESPEALDTVP